A region from the Bombyx mori chromosome 15, ASM3026992v2 genome encodes:
- the LOC101738050 gene encoding U3 small nucleolar ribonucleoprotein protein IMP3 isoform X1, giving the protein MVRKLKFHEGKLLKKVDFISWKLDNNISEVKVMKKFCIQKREDYTKYNKLSRDIRELANKIKDLDPNNEFRTESSAQLLEKLYQIGLIPTRWDLALATNVSASSFCRRRLPVLMVRNKMSETIKEATKFIEQGHVRVGPEVVKDPAFLVNRSLEDFVTWVDGSAIRKHVLEYNEMRDDFDML; this is encoded by the exons ATGGTCAGAAAACTTAAATTTCATGAAGGGAAACTGCTAAAGAAAGTAGACTTTATATCATGGAAGTTGGATAACAATATTAGTGAAGTGAAGGTTATGAAAAAGTTTTGTATACAAAAGCGTGAGGATTACACAAA GTATAACAAATTGTCTCGTGATATCAGAGAGCTCGCAAACAAGATAAAAGACCTCGATCCAAATAATGAATTCAGGACAGAGTCAAGTGCTCAACTTTTGGAAAAACTTTACCAAATTGGATTGATACCGACAAGATGGGATCTTGCCTTGGCCACTAATGTCTCTGCCAGTTCTTTCTGTAGGCGAAGGCTGCCTGTGTTGATGGTTCGAA ATAAAATGTCAGAAACTATTAAAGAAGCCACAAAGTTTATTGAACAAGGACATGTAAGAGTGGGACCTGAAGTAGTGAAGGATCCTGCATTCCTTGTCAACAGATCACTGGAGGACTTTGTTACATGGGTTGATGGTTCAGCAATAAGAAAACATGTTCTGGAATATAATGAAATG aGAGATGACTTCGAtatgttataa
- the LOC101738050 gene encoding U3 small nucleolar ribonucleoprotein protein IMP3 isoform X2 encodes MVRKLKFHEGKLLKKVDFISWKLDNNISEVKVMKKFCIQKREDYTKELANKIKDLDPNNEFRTESSAQLLEKLYQIGLIPTRWDLALATNVSASSFCRRRLPVLMVRNKMSETIKEATKFIEQGHVRVGPEVVKDPAFLVNRSLEDFVTWVDGSAIRKHVLEYNEMRDDFDML; translated from the exons ATGGTCAGAAAACTTAAATTTCATGAAGGGAAACTGCTAAAGAAAGTAGACTTTATATCATGGAAGTTGGATAACAATATTAGTGAAGTGAAGGTTATGAAAAAGTTTTGTATACAAAAGCGTGAGGATTACACAAA AGAGCTCGCAAACAAGATAAAAGACCTCGATCCAAATAATGAATTCAGGACAGAGTCAAGTGCTCAACTTTTGGAAAAACTTTACCAAATTGGATTGATACCGACAAGATGGGATCTTGCCTTGGCCACTAATGTCTCTGCCAGTTCTTTCTGTAGGCGAAGGCTGCCTGTGTTGATGGTTCGAA ATAAAATGTCAGAAACTATTAAAGAAGCCACAAAGTTTATTGAACAAGGACATGTAAGAGTGGGACCTGAAGTAGTGAAGGATCCTGCATTCCTTGTCAACAGATCACTGGAGGACTTTGTTACATGGGTTGATGGTTCAGCAATAAGAAAACATGTTCTGGAATATAATGAAATG aGAGATGACTTCGAtatgttataa
- the LOC101737690 gene encoding uncharacterized protein LOC101737690, with translation MVDNKANPDDFAQYIQSVLQLNTLEKIAHNLDKELEDSQRIMREVKSMFDTIPNLQNSNSESGNNLRHEDIAKFLDAGMPKLLMPDMEENAMEIDLDDVINTMKMYAEDLRRNFILTQLQLRVNKEIECLEWEQYASSLEQLGKRLANIKLNKNDVSPKNTELENKLVQLCQDVNLFTQMVQAKTALSENSATVQPEVNNQNALQYEQIIAKLLTGINEVTYLLQNKNYQ, from the exons ATGGTGGATAACAAAGCGAATCCTGACGATTTTGCTCAATACATACAATCCGTTCTTCAGCTTAATACGCTGGAGAAGATTGCTCATAATTTAGATAAAGAGCTGGAAGATTCACAGCGCATAATGCGTGAAGTAAAGTCCATGTTCGATACTATACCAAATTTACAGAATTCTAACTCAGAATCTGGTAACAATCTTAGACATGAGGACATTGCGAAGTTTTTGGACGCGGGCATGCCAAAGCTATTAATGCCGGACATGGAAGAAAACGCAATGGAAATAGATTTGGACGACGTTATAAACACAATGAAGATGTACGCTGAAGATTTGCGAAGAAATTTCATTCTCACACAACTGCAGCTAAGAGTTAATAAGGAAATAGAATGTCTAGAGTGGGAACAATATGCTTCTAGCCTGGAACAACTGGGCAAACGCCTTGCAAACATCAAGTTGAATAAGAATGATGTTAGTCCTAAGAACACAGAGTTAGAGAATAAACTGGTTCAACTGTGCCAGGATGTCAACTTGTTCACCCAG ATGGTGCAGGCAAAGACAGCTCTGAGCGAAAACAGTGCAACAGTACAACCAGAGGTGAATAAtcaaaatgctttgcaatacgAACAAATAATTGCTAAATTGCTCACAGGTATCAATGAAGTCACATATTTACTGCAGAACAAAAATTACCAGTAA
- the LOC101737823 gene encoding RNA-binding protein 45, producing MNHVARNDDKPPYSRIFIVCSKQYREHDLRPFFEKYGEIEDMYLPRDRNTGETRGIAYIKYAKTSSAATAIEELHMTTLLDNHKPIKVMVASDKNDYQSNSYDKYRRLFIKVPKTMTEKEIRQYFSSYGKVESVRLQRDKLTDESKGFAYVNFTTFSETAKAFEQCDKTYKAIFATPKDELKRPRNSLEGLDCYSSNSNLTKSHVYADHGHHVNDEFNKDYLTLISKTKEQDFDTVSVKCTPPVLQKHLERLFNIVPGMIEFKYTMDQGNRVCRASVTYDSQKAAAYSVETINNFEYPSGEVISVKPDISPLTKATSTLNNIVNNIKNSVDGNPNLLQLADAIAQASSLIKTATIGRKSPIDDKDDGFCNVCLPPIKPLASSNCRVAQRCFLVFRPHPPPMAALMNAFCRFGGLIEITTYPNKNFAFAKYDSVKSAQEAIKTLNGATLCGVNLKVLEAEEKNTKEKMCVDDDDDIERKRMKLNNKD from the coding sequence ATGAACCATGTGGCACGCAACGACGACAAACCACCATATTCCAGAATTTTCATAGTTTGCAGCAAACAATACCGCGAACACGACTTACGACCGTTTTTTGAAAAGTATGGCGAAATTGAAGACATGTACCTACCAAGGGACCGCAACACAGGCGAGACTAGAGGTATCGCTTACATTAAATATGCTAAAACATCATCAGCAGCCACTGCCATAGAGGAATTACACATGACTACCTTACTTGACAATCACAAACCCATCAAAGTTATGGTCGCCTCTGACAAAAATGACTATCAAAGTAACAGTTACGACAAATACAGAAGACTATTTATCAAAGTTCCCAAAACGATGACTGAGAAAGAAATTCGGCAATATTTTTCCAGTTATGGAAAAGTTGAGTCAGTGCGTTTACAGAGAGACAAATTGACTGACGAAAGTAAAGGATTTGCTTATGTGAATTTTACAACTTTTTCGGAAACTGCGAAAGCGTTTGAGCAGTGTGATAAAACGTATAAAGCTATTTTTGCCACACCGAAAGATGAGCTTAAAAGGCCCAGGAACAGTTTAGAAGGACTTGACTGCTATTCCAGTAATTCTAATCTAACTAAATCTCATGTTTATGCTGATCACGGCCATCATGTTAACGATGAgtttaataaagattatttgACATTAATTTCAAAGACTAAAGAACAAGACTTTGACACTGTGTCAGTTAAATGCACACCACCAGTGCTACAAAAACACCTTGAAAGACTGTTTAATATTGTACCAGGAAtgattgaatttaaatacactATGGACCAAGGTAACCGTGTTTGTCGAGCATCAGTTACATATGACAGTCAAAAGGCAGCAGCTTATTCTGTCgaaactataaataattttgaatatccATCTGGAGAGGTTATCAGTGTTAAACCTGACATTAGCCCACTCACCAAAGCAACTTCTACCTTGAATAACatagttaataatattaaaaactctGTAGATGGAAACCCAAATCTATTGCAGCTTGCAGATGCCATAGCACAGGCTTCCTCGTTAATAAAAACAGCTACAATTGGAAGGAAAAGCCCAATAGATGATAAAGATGATGGTTTCTGTAATGTATGTCTTCCCCCTATAAAACCCTTGGCTAGCAGTAACTGCAGAGTCGCTCAGAGATGTTTCTTAGTCTTTAGACCCCATCCACCTCCCATGGCAGCTTTGATGAATGCTTTTTGTAGATTTGGTGGCCTCATAGAAATAACGACATACCCTAACAAGAATTTTGCTTTTGCTAAATATGATTCAGTGAAGTCAGCACAGGAAGCAATTAAAACTCTAAATGGTGCAACTTTATGTGGGGTGAATCTGAAAGTGTTGGAGGCTGAGGAAAAAAATACGAAAGAGAAGATGTGTgttgacgatgatgatgacataGAGAGAAAACGGATGAAGTTAAACAACAAAGACTGA
- the LOC101737449 gene encoding cap-specific mRNA (nucleoside-2'-O-)-methyltransferase 2: MYHKSDDFVHFRQRFCNNDNFNDELCDLFNKKFKFRFNDDWKLPEEGTWFSVPPWQVKELEVLKSRLNFHKSQLNDFDIEEWSSHTRRRNPAGEVTWKIRCTINPEFLTQAWTKFYECARTYNIIPADVKSERKMVSLHLCEAPGAFITSLNHYLKLNHPGIQWTWVANTLNPYYEGNSPSSMISDDRFMFHTLDNWHFGVDNTGNLMDWENSQAIIRKAKSLGKVMLVTADGSIDCLQAPDAQEEATSLLHYCEITTALQALSQGGTLIFKLFTIFEHSTVSLLYLINHLFSEVNIYKPVTSRQGNSEVYAVCLNYKGMSILEKFTPVLMSAYGTELYGNLSLFRLDDIPDTFLKQIQECACYFCSIQCQVINNNLQAYLMQNNIALHRNIKKIRAVVADEFIWHYDLKPLNSHEEILKGILHEENKINMNPRYHRGSYTERQLYSKMSLREKLHNLNSYLHAEVLTNPTVLINEPVKWKRFYDAPKEIELTFTFGRPLQKINSSKFIFVPIFKLYQKILEEKEFKHIAVCTDSNRDVNLTALDYEVDKVLCVQEYRCSESFYKYEKNCFRSIMKYLRNLSSNETLVIQNMNALTHFIVSILYILSVKCFEKIGFTSTNGIVLRNLKDPSGLKYLESIETECDNVLDDDKKDLLNSLNVQTTNAGDFYYSIVFYNNTFYRNKCIEYLSKIEKLI, from the exons ATGTATCATAAATCCGACGATTTTGTTCATTTCCGTCAAAGATTTTGCAATAATGACAATTTCAACGATGAATTATGtgatttattcaataaaaaatttaaatttcgtttCAATGATGATTGGAAACTACCCGAAGAAGGAACCTGGTTTTCAGTACCACCGTGGCAGGTGAAGGAACTCGAGGTTTTAAAAAGTCGACTTAACTTTCATAAGAGTCAGTTGAATGATTTCGATATAGAAGAGTGGAGCAGCCATACTCGTCGGAGGAATCCAGCTGGAGAAGTCACTTGGAAAATAAGATGCACAATCAACCCTGAATTTCTTACACAAGCGTGGACAAAGTTTTATGAATGTGCCCGAACTTACAATATTATACCTGCAGATGTAAAATCTGAGCGTAAGATGGTATCATTGCACTTGTGTGAGGCACCGGGAGCATTCATCACATCTTTGAACCACTATTTGAAGTTAAATCATCCTGGGATACAG TGGACCTGGGTTGCTAACACACTAAATCCATACTATGAGGGTAATTCCCCATCGAGCATGATCAGTGATGACAGGTTCATGTTTCACACCCTAGATAACTGGCATTTTGGGGTAGACAATACTGGTAACTTAATGGATTGGGAAAATTCACAAGCCATCATTAGAAAAGCGAAATCCCTTGGAAAG GTTATGTTAGTGACGGCAGATGGCTCCATTGATTGTCTACAGGCACCTGATGCACAGGAAGAGGCAACATCTCTATTACATTACTGTGAAATCACTACTGCCCTGCAAGCATTAAGCCAGG gtgGAACTTTAATATTCAAGCTTTTTACTATCTTCGAACATAGCACTGTGAGTCTGCTTTACCTAATTAATCATTTGTTCTCTGAAGTTAACATCTACAAACCGGTCACCTCGAGACAGGGCAACTCTGAAGTGTATGCAGTGTGCTTAAATTATAAAGGAATGTCTATACTGGAGAAGTTTACGCCGGTACTCATGTCAGCATATGGAACGGAACTATATGGAAATTTATCATTATTCCGACTTGATGACATCCCAGATACATTTTTGAAGCAAATCCAAGAGTGCGCATGTTACTTTTGTTCAATACAATGTCAAGTTATCAATAATAACCTGCAGGCATACTTAATGCAGAATAATATCGCTCTACACcgaaatataaagaaaataagggCTGTTGTTGCTGACGAATTTATTTGGCATTATGACTTGAAACCCTTAAATTCTCATGAGGAGATACTCAAAGGTATTCTACATGAGGAGAACAAAATCAATATGAATCCCAGATACCACCGAGGATCTTACACTGAACGACAGCTCTATTCAAAGATGTCTTTACGAGAGAAATTGCACAATTTGAACTCATATCTGCATGCTGAAGTCCTAACGAATCCTACAGTGTTGATAAATGAACCGGTCAAATGGAAGAGATTTTATGATGCTCCTAAAGAAATAGAATTAACATTTACTTTTGGACGACCTTTACAAAAAATTAATAGCTCAAAATTTATATTCGTGCCAATATTTAAGCTATATCAAAAGATTTTAGAAGAGAAAGAATTTAAACACATTGCAGTATGTACAGATAGTAATCGTGATGTCAATTTAACGGCACTAGATTATGAAGTGGACAAAGTGCTCTGCGTACAGGAGTACCGTTGCAGTGaaagtttttataaatatgagaAAAACTGTTTTAGATctataatgaaatatttgagAAATTTATCTTCAAACGAGACTCTTGTAATACAGAATATGAATGCTTTAACCCATTTTATCGTGAGCATTCTATATATTCTCTCTGTTAAATGTTTCGAGAAAATTGGGTTTACATCAACCAATGGTATAGTTTTAAGAAATCTTAAGGATCCATCTGGACTGAAATACTTAGAAAGTATTGAAACTGAATGTGATAATGTATTAGATGATGACAAAAAGGATTTGTTGAATTCGTTGAATGTACAAACAACGAATGCCGGAGATTTTTACTATAGCATCGTGTTCTACAATAACACCTTTTACAGGAATAAGTGTATTGAGTATTTGTCAAAAATAgagaaattaatataa